One window of the Zea mays cultivar B73 chromosome 3, Zm-B73-REFERENCE-NAM-5.0, whole genome shotgun sequence genome contains the following:
- the LOC118476790 gene encoding uncharacterized protein codes for MDTVELNPKPKSLTPCVSLLSLCLPCAPAATCQSRACRQRPAATPRAPHRPRAPARVLRCSLPFHSGPAACCSGIGRWISPAGKQTGDLESSALHARSPPLAGQIDRSPSGSRLRSLLYFRLSSCMLKYNSGCILEV; via the exons AtggacaccgtcgaacttaacccaaaACCTAAATCCCTAACCCCGTGCGTCTCTCTTCTTTCGCTCTGTCTACCATGCGCGCCCGCCGCTACCTGCCAATCGCGCGCCTGCCGCCAGCGCCCCGCCGCCACCCCACGCGCGCCCCACCGCCCCCGCGCGCCGGCTCGTGTACTCCGCTGTTCGCTCCCATTCCACTCTGGCCCAGCTGCGTGCTGCTCTGGCATCGGCCGGTGGATAAGCCCAGCAGGCAAGCAGACAGGAGACTTGGAGAGCTCAGCACTGCACGCACGCTCCCCTCCCCTTGCTGGCCAAATTGATCGCTCCCCTTCAGGCTCCAGGCTCCGGAGCTTGCTTTACTTCAG GTTGTCTAGCTGCATGTTGAAGTATAATTCCGGATGTATCCTTGAAGTGTAA